One segment of Paenibacillus sp. FSL R7-0337 DNA contains the following:
- a CDS encoding response regulator: protein MKVLYRLLIVDDEEIITDGLYEAFNQLLPDKLDVYKVYSAKAALEWLSRTRIDIVLTDIRMPGMSGLEMSEQIREFWPRSRIVFLTGYSEFDYAYSALQLPGARYLLKTEGFDKIIETVQEVLQEIEQGNMLSELLQQSREQRDSMETAAQGDYLRHLLQDSQSLCADTDALRADFSKLGIGLEAESPVMLVLGRPTYAEGISYMDRRELLTSSRLIWNSHLAEMTRHAWVLDRHGDLLWLLQPLDNAGAAFGGNFARYLEGTLEMIQDSCRQTLGLPVAFTVSGSACAWTDTGRHYERLHRLQQMKIGDGISMVQIDRGGPPEPDIVRETGVRLHQRVENLAAHLDAGRRERFAETLEEIREGIHSRVSVEEAAELYYTVALVLLSHMNRSELYSLVNEYGKLMRLDEHSSLGEGIYYLERLASDLFERRSTAEKERSSEVIERICDYIHSHLGEDLSLVRLAELHYFNPSYLSRFFKQEQGINLSEYIDQCRAVKAKELLGNEALKIRDVAMYVGYEAHHSFTRFFKKMTGMTPQEYRESVHVNL from the coding sequence GTGAAGGTCTTGTACAGACTATTGATCGTTGATGATGAAGAGATTATAACGGACGGCTTATACGAGGCGTTCAACCAGCTGCTTCCGGACAAGCTAGATGTCTACAAGGTCTATTCAGCAAAAGCAGCCTTGGAGTGGCTCTCGCGCACCCGGATCGATATTGTGCTGACGGATATCCGCATGCCCGGCATGAGCGGGCTGGAGATGTCTGAGCAGATCCGGGAGTTTTGGCCGCGGTCGCGGATTGTTTTTCTGACCGGCTACAGTGAATTCGATTATGCCTATAGCGCGCTGCAGCTTCCTGGGGCCCGATATCTGCTGAAGACGGAAGGCTTCGACAAGATTATTGAGACGGTGCAGGAGGTGCTGCAGGAGATTGAGCAGGGCAATATGCTGAGCGAGCTGCTGCAGCAGTCCAGGGAGCAGCGTGATTCCATGGAGACGGCGGCCCAGGGCGATTATCTCCGCCATCTGCTTCAGGACAGCCAGTCCTTGTGTGCGGATACGGATGCGTTACGTGCAGATTTCAGCAAGCTGGGCATCGGTCTGGAAGCCGAATCCCCGGTGATGCTCGTTCTTGGACGGCCTACATACGCGGAAGGCATCTCTTACATGGACCGGCGCGAGCTTCTGACCTCTTCCCGCCTGATCTGGAATTCCCATCTGGCGGAGATGACCCGGCATGCCTGGGTGCTTGACCGGCACGGGGATCTCTTGTGGCTGCTGCAGCCACTGGATAATGCCGGGGCTGCCTTCGGCGGGAATTTCGCGCGGTATCTGGAGGGAACGCTGGAGATGATTCAGGATTCCTGCCGGCAGACACTGGGCCTGCCGGTTGCTTTTACGGTCAGCGGCTCAGCCTGTGCCTGGACAGACACCGGCCGCCATTACGAGCGGCTTCACCGGCTGCAGCAGATGAAGATCGGGGACGGCATCTCCATGGTGCAGATTGACCGCGGCGGTCCGCCGGAGCCTGACATCGTCCGTGAGACGGGGGTGCGGCTCCACCAGCGGGTGGAGAATCTTGCGGCCCATCTGGATGCCGGACGGCGTGAGCGGTTCGCTGAGACGCTGGAGGAGATCCGGGAAGGCATTCATTCCCGCGTCTCCGTGGAAGAAGCAGCCGAGCTGTATTATACGGTTGCCCTTGTGCTGCTGTCCCATATGAACCGCTCGGAGCTCTACAGCCTTGTCAATGAATACGGCAAGCTGATGCGGTTGGATGAGCATTCATCTCTCGGGGAGGGCATCTATTATCTGGAGCGGCTGGCCTCAGATCTCTTCGAGCGGAGAAGCACAGCCGAGAAGGAACGCTCCTCGGAGGTCATTGAACGGATCTGCGATTATATCCACAGCCACTTGGGCGAGGATCTGTCTCTGGTGCGGCTGGCTGAGCTGCATTATTTCAATCCGTCATACCTGTCCCGCTTCTTCAAGCAGGAGCAAGGCATTAACCTGTCAGAGTACATCGATCAGTGCCGGGCGGTCAAGGCGAAGGAGCTGCTGGGAAATGAAGCGCTCAAAATCCGCGATGTAGCAATGTATGTCGGCTATGAAGCCCACCATTCCTTCACCCGGTTCTTCAAAAAAATGACGGGAATGACCCCCCAGGAATACAGGGAGTCTGTGCATGTAAATCTATAA
- a CDS encoding histidine kinase, producing the protein MLKFPAVSMRHTIFIRMVVTYLAIILPILLLGLYLYNWSYRNASQDLSRATLSQLTYYLEDLNREVEWMEIQQYDLAQDTELNKIAVTWNYMDDVQKRESLNYITQRLTSLKNSSAYIGDVFVHIRTIDKTLSAMNGIDQFDSSKFNFFRSVDLRKEGRLINWNNFLELSVTQSSGRMGEPPLFIVQIELDNEKLRDSLRAINAYEESGSLLVSRLTDYAIGTENSSPELIESYHQAVEEGNLYNWELDGIRYHIDSFTSDRLGMAVATYLPEEAVKRPLTKFVVWAWLFAAVSFLAVLIYSYATYKFVQKPLLVLIRSFKRMESGSLDIQIDHGRKDEFGYLYLRFNQMLSRLRMLIDQDYTQKLMMQRAELKQLQSQINPHFLYNSFFILSALAKQGDSSRIEEFAGMLGEYFRFITRNGEDNVRLAEETRHSRMYTEIQKMRFSRRIKVQFDDLPEAMEELRVPRLILQPIIENAYEHCLEKQAEDGELRVSFEQEEREIRIIVEDNGNGLTDERIETLRRRLNQNGGTHEVTGMSNIHRRIQLIYGEGSGLFLDRSTLNGLRVTIRIRLTGGEGLVQTIDR; encoded by the coding sequence GTGCTTAAGTTTCCTGCGGTGTCGATGCGCCACACTATTTTTATCCGGATGGTTGTCACTTATCTCGCTATTATTCTGCCGATTCTGCTGCTTGGACTCTACCTCTACAACTGGAGCTACAGAAATGCAAGCCAGGACCTGTCCAGAGCGACTCTGTCGCAATTAACCTATTATCTGGAGGACCTGAACCGCGAGGTGGAGTGGATGGAGATCCAGCAGTATGATCTTGCCCAGGATACCGAGCTGAACAAGATTGCCGTTACATGGAATTATATGGACGATGTCCAAAAGCGGGAGAGCCTGAACTACATCACGCAGCGGCTCACCTCCCTGAAGAACAGCAGCGCCTATATCGGCGATGTGTTCGTTCATATCCGTACCATTGACAAAACGCTGTCCGCGATGAACGGCATTGATCAGTTTGACAGCAGCAAGTTCAATTTCTTCCGGTCGGTCGATCTGAGAAAAGAAGGGCGGCTGATCAACTGGAACAACTTCCTGGAGCTCAGTGTTACCCAGTCGAGCGGGAGAATGGGTGAGCCGCCGCTGTTCATCGTGCAGATCGAGCTGGACAACGAGAAGCTGAGGGATTCGCTCCGGGCGATTAACGCGTACGAAGAGAGCGGCTCGCTGCTGGTCTCACGGCTGACGGATTACGCAATCGGTACAGAGAACAGCTCCCCGGAGCTAATTGAGAGCTATCACCAGGCGGTTGAGGAAGGGAACCTGTACAATTGGGAGCTGGACGGAATACGTTATCATATCGACAGCTTCACCTCTGACAGGCTGGGGATGGCTGTTGCCACCTATTTGCCGGAGGAGGCGGTCAAGCGCCCGCTGACCAAGTTCGTGGTCTGGGCGTGGCTGTTCGCGGCGGTGTCCTTCCTGGCGGTGCTGATCTATTCTTACGCGACCTATAAGTTCGTCCAGAAACCGCTGCTTGTGCTGATCCGCAGCTTCAAGCGGATGGAGAGCGGCTCGCTTGATATTCAGATTGACCATGGCCGCAAGGATGAATTCGGCTATCTGTATCTCCGGTTCAACCAGATGCTCAGCAGGCTGCGGATGCTGATTGACCAGGATTACACCCAGAAGCTGATGATGCAGCGGGCGGAGCTGAAGCAGCTCCAGTCGCAGATCAACCCGCATTTCCTCTATAACAGCTTCTTCATTCTCAGCGCCCTGGCGAAGCAGGGGGACAGCTCCCGGATTGAGGAGTTCGCTGGCATGCTGGGCGAATATTTCCGGTTCATTACCCGTAACGGAGAGGATAATGTCCGGCTTGCGGAGGAGACGCGCCATTCCCGGATGTATACGGAGATCCAGAAGATGCGCTTCTCCAGGCGCATTAAGGTTCAGTTCGATGATCTGCCGGAAGCCATGGAGGAGCTGCGGGTTCCGCGCCTCATTCTCCAGCCGATTATCGAGAATGCCTATGAGCATTGTCTGGAGAAGCAGGCGGAGGATGGGGAGCTGCGGGTTTCCTTTGAACAGGAGGAACGGGAGATCCGCATTATTGTTGAAGATAACGGAAACGGGCTGACCGATGAACGGATCGAGACCCTGAGAAGGCGGCTGAATCAGAACGGCGGCACGCATGAAGTCACCGGCATGAGCAATATTCACCGGCGCATCCAGTTAATCTACGGGGAAGGCAGCGGCCTGTTCCTGGACAGAAGCACATTGAACGGCCTCCGGGTTACAATCCGGATCAGGCTCACGGGAGGTGAAGGTCTTGTACAGACTATTGATCGTTGA
- a CDS encoding RICIN domain-containing protein: MRKGKLSWSMKLLVMLALLLTPMKFGGGTASAWEGSPVPKLHVSGNQLVNGSGQPVLLSGWHQPTGAYWTYQNSNYYLNRNGGNRHKATLEYLKEITDTFTSTSGKYGNSHGWYSNQVRLFIDREDMGDVAAGTYNFAGLQAATQNLIIPYVEYAKTKGLYVTLGLDFTLLDNKATTQANLDKFNQIWGYLASQPGLKSADNVMFELVNEPVLSDVNGQWGGNPSQPNFAAFWNSLKNFQNSMISTIRSKGADNVIWASGLGWDQHYQLTASSPLTDPLNNYGYAVHWYPGYGAYDNYNSLQQIWDSSIKPAADVYPINITETTWFKNQPGDSSYWDLFNGTNAGFGKNTKAIFTAAGNVSIAVHMNGFLLDPGPKSSFADPDGGLLYDGNTVRDGMARFIFEWYYERAQFNPWNGVWNGVTNNAKYKLINRASGKAIDVPNGQNTNSLQLQQWPENTALAQQWTVTDMGTYNNIYRLRSVNSSDNKVMDVRNGTKNNGEAIQLMQDSNNTAQQFRLIKLSNGYWSLLNVNSNKAVEVTGASTADGAKLQQNLYRGDLHQQWKLVQVN; this comes from the coding sequence GTGAGAAAAGGGAAGTTAAGCTGGTCCATGAAGCTGCTGGTTATGCTGGCTCTGCTGCTGACGCCGATGAAGTTCGGAGGCGGCACGGCAAGCGCTTGGGAGGGTTCGCCTGTTCCCAAGCTGCATGTAAGCGGAAACCAGCTGGTGAACGGCAGCGGACAGCCTGTACTGCTAAGCGGCTGGCATCAGCCTACCGGGGCCTACTGGACGTATCAGAACAGCAATTATTATCTGAACCGTAACGGCGGGAACCGGCATAAGGCCACTCTGGAGTACCTGAAGGAGATCACGGATACCTTCACCAGCACCTCCGGCAAATACGGCAACAGCCACGGCTGGTACTCGAATCAGGTTCGCCTGTTCATCGACCGGGAGGATATGGGCGATGTCGCAGCAGGAACGTATAACTTCGCGGGCCTTCAGGCAGCTACCCAGAATCTGATCATTCCTTATGTAGAATATGCGAAGACGAAGGGGCTGTATGTCACGCTGGGTCTGGACTTCACCCTGCTCGACAACAAGGCGACCACCCAGGCCAATCTGGACAAGTTCAATCAGATCTGGGGTTATCTGGCCTCCCAGCCGGGACTCAAGAGTGCGGATAATGTGATGTTCGAGCTGGTGAACGAGCCGGTGCTGAGCGATGTGAACGGACAATGGGGCGGCAATCCCTCCCAGCCGAACTTCGCGGCGTTCTGGAATTCGCTGAAGAACTTCCAGAACTCGATGATCTCGACCATCCGCAGCAAGGGCGCGGACAATGTGATCTGGGCTTCCGGACTAGGCTGGGATCAGCATTATCAGCTGACGGCATCCAGTCCGCTGACCGATCCGCTTAACAATTACGGGTATGCCGTGCACTGGTATCCTGGCTACGGCGCTTATGACAACTACAACTCACTTCAGCAGATCTGGGATAGCAGCATTAAGCCTGCGGCAGATGTTTACCCGATCAATATTACTGAAACCACCTGGTTCAAGAACCAGCCGGGAGACTCCTCGTACTGGGATCTGTTCAACGGTACGAACGCAGGCTTCGGCAAGAATACCAAAGCGATTTTCACTGCCGCCGGCAATGTCAGCATTGCCGTCCATATGAACGGCTTCCTGCTTGATCCTGGTCCCAAAAGCTCCTTCGCCGATCCGGACGGCGGATTGCTCTATGACGGCAATACGGTCCGCGACGGCATGGCTCGCTTTATCTTCGAATGGTACTACGAGCGGGCACAGTTCAACCCCTGGAACGGGGTGTGGAACGGAGTCACCAACAATGCGAAGTATAAGCTGATCAACCGGGCGTCAGGCAAAGCGATTGACGTTCCGAACGGGCAGAATACGAACTCCCTTCAGCTCCAGCAGTGGCCGGAGAACACCGCGCTGGCTCAGCAATGGACGGTTACGGATATGGGCACGTACAATAATATTTACCGGCTGCGCAGCGTGAACTCCTCTGACAACAAGGTGATGGATGTGCGTAACGGTACGAAGAATAACGGCGAAGCCATCCAGCTGATGCAGGATTCGAACAACACCGCCCAGCAGTTCCGGCTCATCAAGCTGAGCAATGGCTACTGGAGCCTTCTTAATGTAAACAGTAACAAGGCAGTCGAAGTCACAGGAGCCTCCACCGCAGACGGCGCGAAGCTCCAGCAGAACCTCTACCGCGGCGATCTCCATCAGCAATGGAAGCTGGTTCAGGTGAACTAA